The Roseovarius indicus genome has a segment encoding these proteins:
- a CDS encoding CpaF family protein, with product MFSRYKKSGTAPANKATKVKTPVEMPKTEPAAAPKPASLRKPSPTQAASVAPADKERKRKERLAEIKLDLHRSLLDNLNLAALDTATESDLRAEISSIAAEVLEERSIVLNREDRSTLTQELYDEVKGLGPLETLLQDDTVNDILVNGPHQIFVERDGKLTLSDVTFKDEKHLLRIIDKIVSAVGRRVDESNPYVDARLADGSRFNAMVPPIAVDGSLVSIRKFKKDKLGIDDLVRFGAFSEEMAAYLQAAVATRLNVIVSGGTGSGKTTTLNALSSFIDNAERILTIEDTAELQLQQTHVGRMESRPPNVEGKGEVSPRDCLKNALRMRPDRIIVGETRGEEVIDMLQAMNTGHDGSMTTIHANNARDGISRLENMVAMAGIEMPLKAVRSQIASAVNLIVQASRLQDGSRRMVSITEITGMEGDVISMQEIFRFQRTGLTPDNKIIGHFTGTGVRSNFSERFRLWGYDLPPSIYEPVAAE from the coding sequence ATGTTTTCAAGGTACAAGAAATCGGGCACTGCCCCGGCCAACAAGGCCACGAAGGTCAAGACGCCGGTCGAAATGCCCAAGACCGAGCCGGCGGCGGCCCCCAAGCCCGCCTCGCTGCGCAAACCCAGCCCGACCCAGGCGGCGTCCGTCGCGCCCGCCGACAAGGAACGCAAGCGCAAGGAACGGCTGGCCGAGATCAAGCTCGACCTGCACCGCTCGCTGCTCGACAACCTGAACCTCGCGGCGCTCGACACCGCCACCGAGTCGGACCTGCGCGCCGAGATCAGCTCGATCGCGGCCGAGGTGCTGGAAGAGCGCTCGATCGTTCTCAACCGCGAAGACCGCTCCACCCTCACGCAGGAGCTCTATGACGAGGTCAAGGGCCTCGGCCCGCTCGAGACCCTGCTGCAAGACGACACCGTCAACGATATTCTCGTCAACGGCCCGCACCAGATCTTCGTCGAGCGCGACGGCAAGCTCACGCTCTCCGACGTCACCTTCAAGGATGAGAAGCACCTCCTGCGGATCATCGACAAGATCGTGTCGGCCGTGGGCCGGCGCGTCGACGAATCCAACCCTTACGTCGACGCCCGCCTTGCCGACGGCTCGCGTTTCAACGCCATGGTGCCGCCCATCGCGGTCGACGGCAGCCTGGTCTCGATCCGGAAATTCAAGAAGGACAAGCTCGGCATCGACGATCTCGTCCGCTTCGGCGCCTTCTCCGAGGAAATGGCCGCCTACCTTCAGGCCGCCGTGGCCACCCGGCTCAACGTCATCGTCTCGGGCGGTACGGGCTCCGGCAAGACGACCACGCTCAACGCGCTCTCGTCCTTCATCGACAACGCCGAACGCATCCTCACCATCGAGGACACCGCCGAACTTCAGCTGCAACAAACGCACGTTGGCCGGATGGAAAGCCGCCCGCCCAACGTCGAGGGCAAGGGCGAGGTCTCGCCTCGCGACTGTCTCAAGAACGCCCTGCGGATGCGCCCCGACCGCATCATCGTCGGCGAGACGCGCGGCGAAGAGGTGATCGACATGCTACAGGCCATGAACACCGGCCACGACGGCTCGATGACCACGATCCACGCCAACAACGCCCGCGACGGCATCTCGCGTCTGGAAAACATGGTCGCCATGGCCGGCATCGAAATGCCGCTCAAGGCCGTCCGCAGCCAGATCGCCAGCGCCGTGAACCTCATCGTGCAGGCCTCGCGCCTTCAGGACGGCTCCCGCCGCATGGTCTCGATCACCGAGATCACCGGCATGGAAGGCGACGTCATCTCGATGCAGGAAATCTTCCGCTTCCAGCGCACCGGCCTGACCCCCGACAACAAGATCATCGGGCACTTCACCGGCACCGGCGTGCGCTCGAACTTCTCGGAACGCTTCCGCCTGTGGGGCTACGACCTGCCCCCCAGCATCTATGAACCCGTCGCGGCAGAGTAA
- a CDS encoding type II secretion system F family protein: MSISIEPIIYGLIFIGVLVLVEGLYLTVFGKSISLNSRVNRRLDMLDKMGNREQVMEKLRKEMTQHLKARNIPIYAILSSKAQKAAIAFTPKQLIMLMGAVSVFAFVGLTIGTDTQVPIRAAVSLGIGIGGVFVWINSKASKRMKLLEEQLPDAIELMVRSLRVGHPFSSAISIVANEVSDPLATEFGIIADESAYGRDVGEALKDMAERLDMQDLRFLAVAVTIQQQSGGNLAEILDGLAKVIRARFRLFRRVKAITAEAQWSGNFLSAFPVLALVGIQMIKPDYYDESMTHPLFIPACIAVGGFLVTNIFVMRSLVNIKV; the protein is encoded by the coding sequence ATGAGCATCAGCATCGAACCCATCATCTACGGCCTGATCTTCATCGGCGTGCTCGTGCTCGTCGAGGGCCTCTACCTGACCGTCTTCGGCAAATCGATCAGCCTCAACAGCCGCGTCAACCGCCGGCTCGACATGCTCGACAAGATGGGCAACCGCGAGCAGGTGATGGAGAAACTCCGCAAGGAGATGACCCAGCACCTCAAGGCGCGCAACATCCCGATCTACGCGATCCTGTCGTCCAAGGCGCAAAAGGCGGCCATCGCCTTCACCCCGAAACAGCTCATCATGCTGATGGGCGCCGTTTCGGTCTTCGCCTTCGTCGGCCTCACCATCGGCACCGACACCCAGGTGCCGATCCGCGCCGCGGTATCGCTCGGCATCGGCATCGGCGGCGTCTTCGTCTGGATCAACTCCAAGGCGTCCAAGCGCATGAAACTGCTCGAGGAACAGCTTCCCGACGCGATCGAACTGATGGTCCGCAGCTTGCGCGTGGGGCACCCCTTCTCCTCGGCCATCTCCATCGTCGCCAACGAGGTCTCCGACCCGCTCGCCACCGAATTCGGCATCATCGCCGACGAAAGCGCCTATGGCCGCGACGTGGGCGAGGCGCTCAAGGACATGGCCGAACGGCTCGACATGCAGGATCTCCGCTTCCTCGCCGTCGCCGTCACCATCCAGCAGCAGTCGGGCGGCAACCTCGCCGAAATCCTCGACGGTCTCGCCAAGGTGATCCGCGCCCGCTTCCGCCTGTTCCGCCGCGTCAAGGCCATCACCGCCGAGGCGCAATGGTCGGGCAATTTCCTGTCGGCCTTCCCGGTGCTGGCCCTCGTCGGCATCCAGATGATCAAGCCCGACTACTACGACGAGTCGATGACCCACCCGCTCTTCATCCCGGCCTGCATCGCCGTCGGCGGGTTCCTCGTGACGAACATCTTCGTCATGCGCTCACTCGTGAACATCAAGGTCTGA
- a CDS encoding type II secretion system F family protein, with protein sequence MGIFDQITGTLTDQLGPFGPLIAVGTLGVVLILICIPILIKQSQDPLDKLKKANNTGKAPDTNKDRLRTKSRNEKLEKYATFLEPQDEKQLSQMRLTLMQAGYRDRDAVRYFHFAQFALGIGGLVLGTIYFVFFMSGEDTTTQQTLMYTLGPGGIGYMLPKYWVTKRKQKRQEEIEQGFPDSLDMMLTCVEAGQSMDQAIIRVSREMHASYPALAEEYEIVSHQMKAGRDKPSVLGDMAERCGVQDISSFVTVLIQSQSFGTSIADALRVYASEMRDKRVMRAEEKANKLPTKMTLSTMMFTVPPLLIILVGPSVLGIMELFSMGGP encoded by the coding sequence ATGGGCATTTTCGATCAAATCACCGGCACCCTGACCGATCAGCTCGGGCCCTTTGGCCCGCTGATCGCCGTCGGCACGCTCGGCGTCGTCCTGATCCTGATCTGCATCCCGATCCTCATCAAGCAGTCGCAGGACCCGCTCGACAAGCTGAAGAAGGCCAACAACACCGGCAAGGCGCCCGACACCAACAAGGACCGCCTGCGCACCAAGTCGCGCAACGAGAAGCTGGAAAAATACGCCACCTTCCTCGAACCGCAGGACGAGAAACAGCTCAGCCAGATGCGGCTGACCCTGATGCAGGCCGGCTACCGCGACCGCGACGCCGTGCGCTACTTCCACTTCGCCCAGTTCGCCCTCGGCATCGGCGGGCTGGTGCTGGGCACGATCTACTTCGTCTTCTTCATGTCCGGCGAAGACACCACCACCCAGCAGACGCTGATGTACACGCTCGGCCCCGGCGGAATCGGCTACATGCTGCCCAAGTACTGGGTCACCAAGCGCAAGCAGAAGCGCCAGGAAGAGATCGAACAGGGTTTCCCCGACAGTCTCGACATGATGCTCACCTGCGTCGAGGCGGGCCAGTCGATGGACCAGGCCATCATCCGCGTCTCCCGCGAGATGCACGCCTCCTACCCCGCCCTCGCCGAGGAATACGAAATCGTCTCGCACCAGATGAAGGCCGGCCGCGACAAGCCCTCCGTGCTGGGCGACATGGCCGAACGCTGCGGCGTGCAGGACATCTCAAGCTTCGTCACCGTGCTGATCCAGTCGCAATCCTTCGGCACCTCGATCGCCGACGCCCTGCGCGTCTATGCCAGCGAGATGCGTGACAAACGCGTCATGCGCGCCGAAGAAAAGGCCAACAAGCTTCCGACGAAGATGACATTGTCCACGATGATGTTTACAGTGCCCCCACTACTGATCATTCTGGTCGGTCCGTCGGTTCTGGGCATCATGGAACTCTTCTCGATGGGCGGCCCGTAA
- a CDS encoding tetratricopeptide repeat protein has product MRQARAVVLICIALAACSEGVSRDTPFAPGIKTGAEAVDGMLVGHRLMDAGEYELAIDAYSRAALQQGMTAEVLSSIGTANLKLSRLHTAERLLRQALDKDEDSPEIWNNLGVVLMEKGEIAEAEQVFRRAYAFDNGQSDSIRDNLRLALEKSDNTDYAVENEQDYKLVRRGTSDYLIRKIP; this is encoded by the coding sequence ATGAGACAGGCACGAGCAGTCGTCCTGATTTGCATCGCCCTTGCTGCCTGCAGCGAGGGCGTTTCGCGCGACACCCCCTTTGCGCCGGGCATCAAGACCGGCGCCGAGGCCGTTGACGGCATGCTCGTCGGTCACCGGCTGATGGACGCGGGCGAATACGAACTGGCCATCGACGCCTATTCCCGCGCCGCCCTCCAGCAGGGCATGACCGCCGAGGTCCTCTCCAGCATCGGCACCGCCAACCTCAAGCTCAGCCGCCTCCACACCGCCGAACGCCTCCTCCGCCAGGCGCTCGACAAGGACGAGGACAGCCCCGAGATCTGGAACAATCTCGGCGTCGTGCTGATGGAAAAGGGCGAAATCGCCGAAGCCGAACAGGTTTTCCGCCGCGCCTACGCCTTCGACAATGGCCAAAGTGACTCAATTCGCGACAATTTGCGCTTAGCATTGGAAAAATCCGACAATACCGACTATGCTGTGGAAAACGAGCAAGACTACAAATTGGTACGGCGGGGCACCAGCGACTACCTGATCCGCAAGATACCATGA
- a CDS encoding tetratricopeptide repeat protein → MRHLITLSVCAVSAFALSACDKKTGTDVDRAFQGVNVVDESNLNDVMLSVADPNEAVSYFQRATGEQPERLELARGLAKSLVRAKRTTEAVSAWKEVTDHKDATDDDRVDFADALIRNNEWERAEQVLDRIPPTFESFKRYRLEAMVADSNQEWQKADTFYETAIGLTTRPANVMNNWGYSKLTRGDYIGAEKLFSDAIRQDNSLFTAKNNLVLARGAQKNYAMPVVPVSQTERAQLLYTLALSAIKQGDTTIGKGLLRDAIDTHPQHFEAAARSLAALEDNVSN, encoded by the coding sequence ATGCGCCATCTGATTACTCTGAGCGTATGCGCTGTCAGTGCATTTGCGCTGTCGGCATGCGACAAGAAAACAGGCACCGACGTCGATCGCGCCTTCCAGGGCGTCAACGTGGTCGATGAATCCAACCTCAATGACGTGATGCTCTCCGTGGCCGACCCGAACGAGGCGGTCTCCTACTTCCAGCGCGCCACCGGCGAACAGCCCGAACGGCTCGAACTGGCCCGCGGGCTCGCCAAGTCGCTCGTCCGCGCCAAGCGCACGACCGAGGCCGTCTCGGCATGGAAGGAAGTGACCGACCACAAGGATGCCACCGATGACGACCGCGTCGACTTCGCCGACGCGCTCATCCGCAACAACGAGTGGGAGCGCGCCGAGCAGGTGCTCGACCGTATCCCGCCGACCTTCGAAAGCTTCAAGCGCTACCGGCTCGAGGCGATGGTCGCCGACAGCAACCAGGAATGGCAGAAGGCCGACACCTTCTACGAAACCGCCATCGGCCTGACGACCCGCCCTGCCAACGTGATGAACAACTGGGGCTATTCCAAGCTCACCCGCGGCGATTACATCGGCGCCGAAAAGCTCTTTTCCGATGCCATCCGGCAGGACAACTCGCTCTTCACCGCCAAGAACAACCTCGTTCTCGCCCGCGGCGCCCAGAAGAACTACGCCATGCCCGTCGTCCCGGTCTCCCAGACCGAACGCGCCCAGCTCCTCTACACGCTGGCGCTGTCGGCCATCAAGCAGGGCGACACCACCATCGGCAAGGGCCTCCTGCGCGACGCGATCGACACCCATCCCCAGCATTTCGAGGCCGCCGCGCGGTCTCTTGCCGCGCTCGAGGACAACGTGAGCAACTAG
- a CDS encoding A24 family peptidase, whose translation MALAISPTEALWFLPFVVPLCLWVMWSDLSAMRIPNVAVLTLAAIFLVVGLIALPWADYPWRLLTMIVVLVLMFGANVIGVMGAGDSKFIAAAAPFIDPGDVGPLCFIFAANLLACFVTHRIAKHTALRRLAPNWTSWDRGRKFPMGFALGATLIAYLALGAAYGT comes from the coding sequence ATGGCCCTCGCGATCTCGCCGACCGAGGCGCTCTGGTTCCTGCCCTTCGTCGTGCCGCTCTGCCTCTGGGTGATGTGGAGCGACCTTTCGGCCATGCGCATCCCCAACGTCGCGGTGCTGACGCTGGCGGCGATCTTCCTCGTCGTGGGCCTCATCGCCCTGCCCTGGGCCGACTACCCCTGGCGCCTGCTGACCATGATCGTCGTCCTGGTCCTGATGTTCGGCGCCAACGTCATCGGCGTGATGGGCGCAGGCGACAGCAAGTTCATCGCCGCCGCCGCCCCCTTCATCGACCCGGGCGACGTCGGCCCCCTCTGCTTCATCTTCGCGGCCAACCTTCTGGCCTGCTTCGTCACCCACCGCATCGCCAAGCACACCGCGCTGCGCCGCCTCGCCCCCAACTGGACAAGCTGGGACCGCGGCCGCAAATTCCCCATGGGCTTCGCGCTCGGCGCCACGCTCATCGCCTACCTCGCCCTCGGGGCCGCCTACGGCACCTGA
- a CDS encoding outer membrane protein, with the protein MIKNLKIYAVAALVAGAPISASAQDWSGFYGGLTAAYAWHDSTHTFSNGAPTGNSDAEGRLLGAFVGYARQSGTMVYGVEMDADISDASGSFINPVGATSGGAAELNWQSSIRGVLGYAGQMFNTPTLFYGTLGYAYGDFDFTGGPAAAATNRYSDELDGWTVGVGMDARLTARSSLRVEYRYTDYGTARGALAPAFPGVVMPVSVEQHALRVGLRIDF; encoded by the coding sequence ATGATCAAAAATCTGAAAATATATGCCGTCGCCGCGCTTGTCGCGGGGGCGCCGATTTCGGCGTCTGCCCAGGATTGGAGCGGGTTTTACGGCGGTTTGACAGCGGCCTACGCGTGGCACGATTCGACCCACACGTTCAGCAACGGCGCGCCGACCGGCAACTCGGATGCCGAGGGGCGATTGCTGGGGGCGTTCGTTGGCTATGCGAGACAGTCGGGGACCATGGTCTACGGGGTGGAGATGGATGCCGACATCTCGGATGCGTCGGGATCGTTCATCAACCCTGTCGGGGCGACCTCGGGCGGGGCGGCCGAACTGAACTGGCAAAGCTCGATCCGGGGCGTGCTGGGCTATGCCGGGCAGATGTTCAACACGCCGACGCTGTTTTACGGCACGCTGGGCTATGCCTATGGCGATTTCGATTTCACGGGCGGGCCCGCGGCGGCGGCCACCAACCGCTATAGCGACGAGCTGGACGGCTGGACGGTGGGTGTCGGGATGGACGCGCGTTTGACGGCGCGGTCGTCGCTGCGGGTGGAGTACCGCTATACCGATTACGGCACGGCGCGCGGGGCGCTGGCGCCGGCCTTTCCGGGCGTGGTGATGCCGGTGTCGGTGGAGCAGCACGCCTTGCGTGTGGGGCTGCGGATCGATTTCTGA
- a CDS encoding DUF4405 domain-containing protein — protein sequence MTQMRKWATPLTMGVFLLMAVTGILMFFHLDMGLNKAAHEWLGWVMVAGVGAHLAVNARAFLSHLRKPLARGIMGAMVAVLALSFVPMAGAGGSPVSAVMQAVERADVGTVIALSGQEEAAGLARLAEAGFVAEAGMPMQVLTGGDRGVQAQVIGVLFAE from the coding sequence ATGACACAGATGAGGAAATGGGCGACGCCGCTGACGATGGGGGTGTTCCTGCTGATGGCGGTGACGGGCATCTTGATGTTCTTCCACCTCGACATGGGGCTGAACAAGGCGGCGCATGAATGGCTGGGCTGGGTGATGGTGGCCGGGGTAGGCGCGCACCTGGCGGTGAATGCGCGGGCGTTCCTGTCGCATCTGAGGAAGCCGCTGGCGCGGGGGATCATGGGAGCGATGGTGGCGGTGCTGGCATTGTCTTTCGTGCCGATGGCCGGGGCCGGGGGCAGCCCGGTGAGCGCGGTGATGCAGGCCGTGGAGCGGGCGGATGTGGGCACGGTCATCGCGCTGAGCGGGCAGGAGGAGGCGGCCGGGCTGGCGCGGCTGGCGGAGGCCGGGTTCGTGGCGGAGGCAGGGATGCCGATGCAGGTGCTGACCGGAGGGGACCGGGGCGTTCAGGCGCAGGTGATCGGGGTGCTTTTCGCCGAGTGA